DNA from Globicephala melas chromosome 5, mGloMel1.2, whole genome shotgun sequence:
agaaataaaatatttatttatggagtattaaaacaaccctatgaagtagggcAGGGCTTGTGCTTTAACTCCACTTTACAGACCTGGAAACTGAGACTCGGAGAGATTAAttgacttttccaaggtcacaagaCCAGTGGCAGAGCCAGTACTGTTAGAACAGTGTAGTAGAAAGAGAACCAGTTTAGAGGTCAAAAGAGTGAGGTTCCAAAATACCTGTATAGTAATTAGTCATGTGACCTTTGGAAATTAAGTCATTTACCCTTCTGAGTATTAGTCTTTTAATCTGTAAATTGCAGTTGGTAGTAAGAATATGACACTACCTCACAGGAGCGGTGAAAGTAACTTAAGATAATGAAGGTGTCCTTGCTCTTCCATGctcatttcctttctcctctctccttaaCCTTTTCAATTTATCTGTACCCAATAATCTGAGCAGACATGTGGTCTGTCACTTTCCAGCTCTACCTCTTGGGATGTCCTGGTTTaagtctttctttttcaattcccCTTGTATCTAAATCAGTATTGATATTTTCTAGATCAGTATCCCAAGTGAGGAAATATGATTTGTCTAAGTTAGCAAAAAATACACTCAAAGTCCTTAAAGCTATGCCCATGAACAGCCAGACTGAGGAAGTGGACactaagaaagaaggagaaatggGAGTTAGAAGTACTTATAGTGGAAGCACCATACAAATCAAATATTAGTTATTGTTCTGATTTGTAGTCTAGGTGGCTTCTATTGGTCCATACATTGGGAACAACAAGCCACAGTGGGAAATTACCTTCTGGGAAATTCCAACAGCTGATCTCTAATGTAAGTCATGAATGGTAAATTAGTTACTTATGGATTCCGTATGCCGTTATTCAAATTTTCCACCAGTTGAGAGAAAACAAGATCTTATTCTTAGACTTGTGCGGGTGTTTTGTGAGTGAAGATTTCATTTCTTATCAGTCTTGTTTGCCCCATTGGGCAAGTCCCAACACAAAATAGTTTATCCTTTAATGACTTGTATATACTATAATCTCTTTTTAGGAGATAAAAACTCATTTATTATTCTGCCTTAAGATACAGAATTTTAGAGTTGGCAATTATCTTTGAGTTAATTTGGACCAACTTcctattttatagctgagaaGCAGAAGGTCCTAAGAGATTCAATGAGTTCTCCAAGACCCAGCAGTAGCTGAAGGCAACGAGTGTAGGACCTTGAGTTTGGCTTGGCTCTAATACAAACAATAGCACTTTATTTTCCAATGATCCTTATAAATAAAATGGAGTGTTTTCCACACATACATTTTCCAGATAACTAACACTTAAGCACTAAATAATTGTCAGCCATTTTTTGAAATCTGTcctaatgtgtatattttatactttcctGCCTATAAAGACAAAGTAAATGGAACTTCACTTTGCCTTTCATAGATGACTCATTCAGCACCATGAACATTAATTCCTGGATTATTGTAAATGGAAATCTTGAGACTATTGAAGTATAAAAAGCTTGGTCAATAGTGATTCTCTGTGTCTTAGTAgaaactctataaatatttgttagtggATTGGTTCTACACTTTGGCTATCATATTGTTTACTTGTtagtaaacattatttttcaatgGTTCAACTTTTCCtcatcctccctcccaccttatTTCTTCAGGTGTGTAGTCTAGGGCTTCCTAGTCACTAAGCTTGATTGTGCATGGAAATGTTATCTGCTGTGGCCTGAGGGTGACTTCAATCCTATTTTTTAGAGCAGGGAATTGAAGTTCATGGCAACTGTTTTCTTCAGGGGCTTTAAAACAAGAGTTGGAGTCTGGTTTAAATTGAAGGCTAATTCCAGATTGGCGTGAATGTTTGTGCCCTTCCAAAATTCTTATGGTGAAATCTTAATCCTCAAGATGATGTTATTAGGAGGTAGAgaatttgggagatgattagATCACGAAGACAGAGTCCTAATGAATGGGagtagtgcccttataaaagaaactCCAAAGAGACCCCCTCGCCCTTTTACCAGGTGGGGAGTACACAGCAAaaagtcagcagtctgcaacccGGAAGAGGGtcttcaccagaacctgacccATGGGCACCcttatctcagacttctagcctccacacCTGtaagataaatgtttgttgtttatgaGCTACCTagtctgtgttattttgttatagtagcccaaatggactaagcaTGGTACCAGGACATacacatattatttttgtttataaaaaaaattgttcacCTTTCTCTTCTCCATCCTCTTCCTTTTACTTGCCCTTTCCCTTCCAATCCTCTTGCTCTTTCTGAACAATTTAGTCTTAAAGACACTAGGTGAGCAGATCGAGGCAGGGATCAACAGAAAGGAGCCGACTTTCATGAGGTGTCAGAGTCCACGAGGAATAAGGGCATCCACCCAGGGAAAGGAGCCTGGAGGGAGATGTCAGCTCCCAAGTGAAGTGAGGAAGGCCTCCACACAAGGACGGGTCTCTGGCATGGGGCTTTGGAGCCCAAAAGAGTAAGGATGCCACGCTTGAGTGAGAGCAACCTGGCATCAGGTGCCGAAGCCAGAAACTGGGCGAGGAAGGCTTCCAaatggggtgggatggagggaggatgTTAGAGCCCGAGCAAGGTACGGAAGGTATTGCACAAGGGAAATATGTGGGGTGGAGCCTGAGCCCAGCAAGGAGGGCATCAACCTTGGGAGAAGGCCCAGGCAAGGAGTCAGAGCCTGAGGAGGGCATCCATGCATGGGAACAGCCTGGTACAGGGTTGCAGGGCCTGAGGGCGTTGAGGAGGGAGTCCACAGAGGAAGAAGGCCCAGCATGAGGTGTCAGAGTTCAAGAAGGATAAAGAAGCCATCCATGCAAGAAAGGCCCAGTGCATGGTGTTAGAGCCCAGGAGAGGTGAACAGATTGTCTGTGTAGGGAAAGTGACCCAGCCTGCTGTAGAAGAGCCTGAGTGAGGAAGGCGCTTATGCAGTGGGGATGAAGATAGCCCAGTGCAGGGGATCAAAGCCTAAGCATGGGAGTGGGATGGGGGAGCTTCACATGGGCGAGGGGCTGCAGCAGACTGatcaaataaacatgaaaagggagaaaactaaaATGAGTTCTGTGTTGTTTGATAGGAATCAAAAGTATCAATTATACTCATAGATTTAGATACTTATAGATGGATGTGGAAAACTAATGCAGTTGtcaatgtatgtgtttatatacaaGTGCGTATGTaagtgtgtgtacatatgtatgtgtactcACATACATATGTACGTGTACGCACACTATATTCCCTACCTATAACCACTGATAAGACCTTGGGGCAGAGAccaccccactcccatccccacccccaacagCAATGAGCACACCAAACACCCAGATCATGGCTTATACATCAGTCTCCAAAGAAAGGAACAAgggctccttgaagaaatgaCTGGGATAGGATTGACAAAGTACAAGGTGAGCCTGAGTATCTTGTGCCCCCCAAACAAGGAAATGCTCCAGAAAGATAGGGGCATGTCAAAAACACATTGGCATCAGCTAAAAAGGGTTCCTACCAGCCAAATGTGGGACCATTAGGCATGGCAGTAAATAATGGTAGTAAAAATTATAATgcattgaataaaataggaaatcatgGATTCAATGAGATAGATAGATCGATTGAGAGATAAAAAGTTTGATGAGAAGTAGGATGAGGAACAACATTTCAAAGTACCTCTCCACTAAATACTTACGATGAAAAGAAAAGTGATAAtttcagtggagaaacctggccgACTATAACTTAATCATGTGATCCAAGTTAATGGCATCAATAATGGGATAGATTGAAATCATGAGCCACTGGAAAGAATGCAATGAGAAGAACAGAGCATCATTTCTATGATATTCCTGTTAAAGATGCAAAATCTGAATGTAATCATgatgaaaaaacagacaaattcaaACTGAGAGgcaatttataaaataagtgatCTATAATCTTAAAAAGGGTTAAGGTCATGAAATTCAAAGAAAGGCTGATGGATTATTACAGACTGAGCATGAGAAACACATGGCAACTAAATGCAATCCAACGTTCTGAACTGTATCCTTTTACAATAAAGGATATTTTTGAGGCAAATGGAGGAACATGAATGGGGTCTGTGGACTTGATATGGATTCGAGGGTAGTACTGTAGGAAGGGTAACGTCTTGATTTTCATGGTTATGCTTTGATTGTTATGTAGGAGCATGTCCTTGTTTGTAAAAAATacaccccagggcttccctggtggcgcagtggttgagagtccgcctgccgatgcagggggacacaggttcgtgccccggtccgggaggatcccacatgccgtggagcggctgggcccgtgagccatggccgctgagcctgcgcgtccggagcctgtgctccgcaacgggagaggccacagcagtgagaggcccgcgtaccgcaaaaaaaaaaaaaaaaaaacccaaagtattTTGGGGCGATGGGTGTCAGGTCAGCTACTTACTGTCTAATGGCTTAGGGGAAAAAGAGTTCTTTGTATTGTacttgtaatttttctgtaagtttgagattatttttttaaatgtgtgtgtatattttaatacttACCTCCTCCTGACTCAgaagtcaccttctcagtgaggtcttTCATGACAATCCCTTTAAAACTGCAACCTCTGCTCAGCACTCCCCATATCCCTATGTTGACTTGTTTTCTTCACAGTACTTATCctcaaacattttatataatttacttatttgttttctatctgtGTCATTACCCCACTCCATCCCATTACTAGAATGTATGTTCCTTGAAATCAGGACTCTTTTTGTTCATTGTTATAAACCAGTGTCTAGAACAATAGCTAGTATATAgtgtgtatttaataaatatttattaagttactGAATATAGTTTGTTGTTCAGAAACAGATTCCATTTTTGCTCTATAAATTGATGACTTCTTTGGTCATCAAAAACCCAGTAGGCATTTCATTCCATTAATGAAATGGTTTGAGTATGTTAAATAAGGGGGGGATTAAGGTCCTTAGAACGCAAATAATTTCCTCATCCCAgcttctaattaaaaataaaattccagaagtAAACATATGAGTAGATATCAATGAAGCAATAAAATAGATCTCAAAAGTTTGTAATAAAATTCAttgcccgggcttccctggtggcacagtggataagagtccgcctgccgatgcaggggacacgggttcgtgccccggtctgggaggatcccacatgccacggagcggctgggcccgtgagccacggccgctgagcctgcgcgtccggagcctgtgctccgcgacaggagaggccacaacagtgagaggcccgcgtaccgcaaaaaaaaaaaaattcattgcccTATTTCACATATTAACATGTGGTTCATTTAAAATCATCCATATCTTGtacatggatggatgaatggataaagaaaatgtggtatatacatagaatggaacattagccttgaaaaggaaggaaattctttcatctgcaacaacatgcatgaacctgaAGGACGttacgctgagtgaaataagccagtcacagaggaCAAATATTGCACGATTCACTTACAGACGGTGTCTAacatagtcaaactcatagatgCAGAGATCAGAGCACTGGTCaccagggggagggggcagggagaaacGAGGAGTTGCTAATCAACGGGTTtagagtttcagttatgcaagatgaatatcTAGAGATCTGGTGTACGACATGTGCTTACAGTTAACGATATTgtattgcacacttaaaaatatgttaagaCTCGGCGGCGACCACTGCGCAGGTCGGACCTCGTTCGCTCGTAACTCGCTCCGCTTCCTCTGCAGCCATGTCTGACAAACCCGATATGGCTGAGATTGAAAAATTCGATAAGTCgaaactgaagaaaacagaaacgaAAGAGAAAAATCCACTGCCTTCACAAGAAACGATTGAACAGGAGAAGCAAGCAGGCGAGTCGTAATGAGGCGTGCGCCGCCAATATGCACTGTACATTCCACGAGCATTGCCttcttattttacttcttttagctgtttaactttgtaagatgCAAAGAGGTTGGATCAAGTTTAAATGACTGTGCTGCCCTTTTTCACATCAAAGAATGGAGAACTACTGACAACGAAGGCCGCGCCTGCTTCCCATCCGCCTGTCTGGCtggcagggaaggaaaagaacttgCATGTTGGTGAAGGAGGCTGGGTGGGACGACAGTGAAATCTAGAGTAAAGAGCAAGCTGGTCCAGGGTGTCCTGCGGGCTGTAAAATGCAGTTTaatcagtgccatttttttttttgttgttgttcaaatgattttaattattggaatgcacaatttttttaatatgcaaataaaaagttttaaaacctgaaaaaaaaatatgttaagagagtagatctcatgttaagagTTCTTACcatcataaaataaaactaaaaatgttaaaaaaaataatacatacttgCTTATATTCAGATTTTTGTCATACAGTTGTTGATATATACTACTTCCTGAATGTTAATTATTTCTTAGTAGTCCACAGACCAGTCTTCATTAAAtcaaaattttgcctttttaatatttatggatTTCACTTGTATTGAAATGGCTGTTGTGTATTATATTGAGTCTCAGAAATTTAGCAGCATTATGCATATTTAAGCCTATTTTGAGTAAAGTTGTTCTCAAAATTGTCACTTAATTACAAATTAACATCAATAATTTATGGCAACTTTAAACCTTATTGGTAAgtagatatgtatttttaattcactttttcaAATTTCGGTGACATTGTGAAACATCTGCAACTCCCCCCTATCATATAACTCTAACAAAATAGAGATTTGACTTTTTATGCCCTGGAAATAGGCATCTTAGTTTAGAAATAGGGCTACTTGTTTGACAACATCGCCTATCTACAAGGCAATTCTGAAATCAGGGCAATGCAATAGCTTCTTgtgtaacaaaatattttttcccagtagtGCTAGTGTacacttttttgcttttttggtgtTAAGTTCCATTTGTGGTTCCAGAAATGCTCATAAACTAGTATAATAATCACAACAATTCCACATGGTAGCTGAAGAACAATTTTCAATATTATGCAATTCATATTATAATTGAATATGTAAGACTAGATATAGCATCAGTCAAGTGTGCTGTCAATTCTTTACATTACTCTACAGTTTTAGATATTGCCTTAAGAGATAGCACAAATTGCAATAAAGGTGAtggcaataaaattttaaatattttgtaaaatcttATAGGGTACAATAATTTATCACATGCAAACCCACCACAACACTTGATATGTAAAATTCATAATTCACTACCAAATCTAAGTACTgcattaataattatattaaaaatccaAATGTTATTACATCAGCAGTTTTGcccaattaaaattatttttttaaaataaatttatttatttatttatggctgcattgggtctttgttgctgcacgcgggctttctctagttgcattgattgggagctactcttcattgcggtgcgcaggcttcttattgcagtggcttctcttgttgaggagcacgggctctaggtgagcgggtttcagtagttgtggcttgcgggctctagagcacaggctcagtagctgtggcgcacaggcttagctgctctgcagcatgtgggatcttcccggaccagggctcgaactcgtgtcccctgcattggcaggcagattcttaaccaccaccagggcagtcccagcccaatttaaattaattttaaaaactatcaaaAAGTTTTAATGAATCAAGAAACATTGTCTAATTTGACATACTGTCAACATATATTAAATGATAATCTTGATCATAACATAATTAGtgacatttctaaaatgaaaggaagaataacaattattatgaaataaatatataataatttattagttCCATATCCCTTTACTATATACTATCCAAATATCACTGGTTCATCAACAAAAGGCCAGACATGCCAACCATAATTAAAATCAGTCATCCTTTACATTTTCTAACTTGGAGTTATATAACAATAACATagctcttcatttaaaaatttttgtcattATAAATGAAGTTTTTTCAATGTAGGGagataaaagatattttatttaacaatgttAGCTTAATTTGTAACAAGCAAACATTCAGGAATATAGTATATGAGTCCACACAAATGCTAGGTCTGATTTATTAAAAGTcattatatagggcttccctggtggcgcagtggttgagagtccgcctgccgatgcaggggacgtgggttcgtgccctggtccgggaagatcccaatgccgtggagcagctgggcccgtgagccatggcagctgagcctgcgcgtccggagcctgtgctccgcagcgggagaggccacaacagtgagaggcccgcgtacagctaaaaaaaaaaaaaaaaaaaagtcattatataaatgtataaagtaTTGTTTCATTCCCAAGGAATTGAGGATTTATATCTTATTTACTTGCCTCATTTACAGTTTATCAGCTGTTCTAGTTTGTGATGCTGAAAAGAGATGACTCCCCATATTAAAGAACCCCACTGAAGATTacaaaacaaaggcaaaatgCAATAATAGGATAATAATAGAAATTGGTTACTCATTAAGATTTTGACatctgtattgttttatttcctgtCCTACAGAGACAGTATACTTCCTGGTGCTTTATTATAAACTAATAAATGTAACCTATAGATACTAATAGAATTACTACATATATTATATCATGTCAGACATTATTATGAGCTTAAAAGATTCTAACAGAACTATtagaaaaaagatttattataagtATTCTATCAAAATCTTAGGGATGTAAATCTAATAAAAGTTATATGCAGACAATGCTTAGtcccattaaatatttaaataaattagtgaTGAAAATGACAGCTTTGATCTTCACCCAGGTGTTTTTGAGACTCCCTGTTTCTAAAGTGTACCAACATTCCTAAATGTGAATAATTCCAGACTCTTagataataaaaacatatttgagACAgactttattattaaaatacatgtatatattgttttattgCCGCACCTCTTTCTTCCCCAGAGTATCTCTTCTATATCAAGTAAATTTTCTATGGCTTCCTGGCAATGTATATATTCCCTATTTTGAAGACTTCCCTGTTAGGTGAACCCTACCTTCTGAATAATACAGGCAGTTTCAAATCAGCGTACAGAAGCTCATCAACAAGATGTTTCCACTAGAGATGAATGGGGAAGAATGGAAAGGATGGCTAGGGGGAAGGTTAGAGAAAAAGGGAGACCTAGCAGTTGATGGAGGATTTTAGAAAAAACAAAGGTAGCTGCGATCTGGAGAAatttagggaaagaaaagaggcGTGTAAAGGGTGTTTTATGAAGTGTGTCATGTGCTTTGCTATTTAAACTTACCTCCTTCACTTTATAGCCTTAAAGTGAGTTTGATTTGTAGGCTGTAGTTTTTCTAATATCATTGAAAAGAAATACTTATCTATTAaggtaacatttttttcaaatcatcTGCTATCTGAAATCATCTCTATGCACAAGTTGTGCATGGGAATGTGTGGAGAGAGCAGAGGGCTTAGGATGAAGCCCTGGGAAACTGCCGTCCTGCAGTCAGGTAGTGAAGAGGCAGTGAAAGGGGAAacggagggagagaaggagcaaCCACGTGGATCCTGCAAATCAAGAAAGACGGTGTTTGGAGCCCAGAGTGGTCATGCTGCTGAGAGCTGAGACGGAGGCCGAAAACTGACCCTTGGGTTTGGCAGCATGACAAGTAACACAGACAAGGACATTTCTGGATGGCTGATAGGAATGAAAGCCAGATATAAGTGGGctgaagagagagatggagagggaaacAATGACAGCCATCTGCATAGCAAAGCCTTTCGAGAAGGTTTGCCAGGAAAGGGAGCCTAGACAACGTGTCTGCTGGAAGGAGGcctgagggaggaagaggaactCTTTCCTACGGGCAAGCAGAGAAAAGCAGGAAAGATGGGTGTGGGTGAGGCAAGGGCTTGCGCTCGACCTTGGTAGGAAGAGCATGGTTTCCTGAAATGAGCTCAAGGATTGAGACAGAGGGCGAGCTGGTGGGTTAGGGTTACTGATTCTTAAACTTAGCTgcaaatggataactaataagaatctgctgtataaaataagaaaataaaaaaaaaaaccttagctGCACGTTGCAGTCAGTCATATGGCAAGTTTTAAATAGTCCTTATGCGTAGAatccacccccagagattctgatatgATCAGTATGGGGTGAAGCCAGAGGATTATGCGTTTCCACATCTGCCCAGCTGATTCTAATAGCAGCAAATTTTGAGAACCACCAGGTAAGATTTTTGAGGCTAGAGAAGGTATTAGGCATCAACCACTTGCTGAAGTCCAGACTACCTGCTACGTGGAAAACAAAAGAGATAGGAATCATTTCTTACTTTCGAGGAGCTTACAAATCCATAAGCTGTTCAGAAATCTTCTGCTcaggaaatatgaaaataatttaggaatattagcaattttaaatatattaaagaaagcaAGGTACAAACCATATTCAATTATGCAGAATAAGGGAAATAAGAGATCAGTTTTAGAGACAATGGTTCAGGGAAAGCTCGTTATAGGAAAGTAGTGACCTACATTCTGAAGAAGTGAAGGGCAAAAACTGAAAGATGTTTAAaggataaaagaaataatttcagataAAAGAAGTAATGTGAATAAAAACACGTCATCAAGGAAAGTATGGGGAAAACATACTTCTGGGTAACTGAAGGACAGGGATGGGAGAGAGAATTTTCACtatgtaccttttttttaaaagccttttaaacTGTTGAAACACGTAAACATTTAACCtttcaaaaatagataatttttatcTAAAAAGATCAATCTGGATTGAAAGACAAGAATAGTAAAAAGTGAGGGTCATGAAACATGGAAGAGCCAGCTGATAAAGGTATTAGAAGTACTAAAGTAACCACAGGAATACAGTGTGTTTTCTCTATCATTTCTCTTGAAGAAACAGGATATTAGTTTAACTACATAAGGTCTAACATCACTGTAGTGAAATGAGTCTTGGCAGGCACAAAGTAAAAAGCTAACGTGGAGCTCTGTGTCTGCTGAGCTGATCTAATCCTTCTACTGATAGAAAATCAGATGAAATGTTTCTTACTGCtgttcattaggaaaaaaaatacttttgtgtttctttgttttaaagtactTTGTAGCCCTTAAGTCATTAATTACTTTAAAGAGGTATTCATGTTCTTTCATGTGGCCTCTTTTGCTGAAGAGATGATAGGGGAAAAGGTTTCGTTTTCTTCAATTCTCTTTTCATGATTCACAATTATATTGTAAAACGACTTTTCATTAATGCGAGATGTTTAAGTGCCTTAAACAATTTAGAGAAAAGCTGTGTTCAAGGGCATAACAACACTGAGTATTGACAGcaaattgaaattataaattaCTGAAAACAAGCTAAGTCACAGTTAATGTTGCCTGTTGCCCCTCAGTATGGTACTAAATTTACCTATGTTTTTGAATAGGTGCGGAAGTAAAGCAAACACACAAACTTGATATATTAAAGATAAGGCATGAAACAGTAAAATGGGTAATATTCTGTATTATGAAGTTATCATTTCTTTACTCAGGTATCCTTTAATGGAAAATTTTGGtgtgtttatttgctttattttttaaatttttttatttttttgcggtacccgggcccctcactgttgtggcctttcccgttgcggagcacaggctccggacgcgcaggctcagcggccatggctcacgggtccagccgctccgcggcatgtgggatcttcccggaccggggcacaaacccgtgtcccctgcatcggcaggcggactctcaaccactgcgccaccagggaagctctatttgctttattttaaataagataatttagaaaatttttcacttttggaaagtaaaagtaaatattcATATGAAATATTGCCAGTATTCATTCTTCATACTAATAATGTTATGATGCTTTAGAGCTGAAAAATACCTCACATAGCTCATGCAATCTTTATAATAACCACGTTACCATTCCCATTTTGCCCAAGAGAAGCGTAGTGTTCACAGAGGTTGATTTGACCAACGTCTCTTGGCTGGGAAGTATCAGTGTCAAATCCACATTGCCTGAAttcaattttcctctttttttctattcctgcCTCATTGCTCCTTATGATTTGTGGTCCACATTGGTACGCTGTGAACTCTTATACAAATTCCCCGCATGTTATTTTAGTAtagacaaagcaaaacaaaattaacaacaaaaacatttataTAGATAAACTTGTCTGCTAAAGACAGCTGAGCACAACATCAAACAATAAAGTATCCTTTACGTGGTGAAACCAGAGTGGCTGAGAAGCCATCCTGGTCCGTTCAAATCAGATATTGGGTTTGCCCtttataaaaaaacatttttaagggcAAACCATGATGCAAAACATAGTTTTAGCCCCTGAAAAAGTGGGGGCCACAAATGCATTGGACTTGAACTTTTCATGACTACaaagtttacaatttttttccctccctacATGAAGATACCATTTGTAGCAGTTTCAtcacattcaaaaaaaaaaattggggggactcccctagcggtccagtggttaagattccatgcttctactgcagggggcactagttccatccctggtttgagaactaggatcccacatgccctgcggcagggcaaaaaaaaaaaaaaagatgttttttgaACTTTGCCTGAAATTTGCAGAACAAATACCCAGTTGCAACAATCATCAATGTTTTGCCATGTTTATCTCTCctgcattgaaaaaaaaaattcttattttggtTGGAACGTTTTAAAGCAAATTCCAaacattttttcatctttcccctaaatatttcagtgtgcatctttacaaataataaaataagggacaaataataaaaataagggacatttctttgcaaataataaaataagggaCATTTCTTTACATCactaaatgttattattttatctaataacattaacaataattccttaatattacCTAATGCTAAgttcatattcaaatttccccacttatctaaacttaaaaaaaaaaaacccacaaaaaactaAGGACGGAACATCAGCTTCCATAGGAGGTTCACATACATTATTGGGTTATAATGTCtcttaatgcttttttaaaatctttcaatcTAAAACAgcgttcttctc
Protein-coding regions in this window:
- the LOC132597304 gene encoding thymosin beta-4; the protein is MSDKPDMAEIEKFDKSKLKKTETKEKNPLPSQETIEQEKQAGES